In a single window of the Streptomyces sp. HUAS ZL42 genome:
- a CDS encoding rod shape-determining protein, whose translation MTASLEQLRRCHFAVDLGAARTRVYVKGAGLVVDQPSAAAVNTRTGALIAVGEFAEKMTGRTPHYIRVVRPVSGGTVVDIEMAQRMLRHLIGDKIRRSLRRKPRLRAAACTPHDADPLAQRAAIETLVGLGARRVELVDTLIAAAVGCGLPVEQPEGTMIMVCGAAATQVAVLSLGSIVTAERIPIGGEAVDHAIVQHLRHEHELMLPSQSVRPLQLALSGNGLTQQGPASTEIHGRDVATGLARSVKVDTAAVRDAIETPLTAVLDGIGRVLRDCPPDLVADLADRGIMMVGGSALLPGLDQMLRQATGMPVHIAERPDVCAAMGLGAMLEGKIQPLELDPLGT comes from the coding sequence ATGACCGCCAGTCTGGAGCAGCTGCGCCGCTGCCACTTCGCCGTCGACCTGGGCGCGGCTCGCACCCGCGTCTACGTCAAAGGCGCCGGACTCGTCGTCGACCAGCCCTCCGCCGCCGCCGTGAACACCCGTACCGGCGCGCTGATCGCTGTCGGCGAGTTCGCGGAGAAGATGACGGGCCGCACCCCGCACTACATCCGTGTCGTCCGCCCGGTCTCCGGCGGCACGGTCGTCGACATCGAGATGGCACAGCGCATGCTGCGGCATCTGATCGGTGACAAGATCCGCCGTTCACTGCGCCGCAAGCCCCGGCTGCGCGCCGCCGCCTGCACGCCGCACGACGCGGACCCGCTGGCGCAGCGCGCCGCGATCGAGACACTCGTCGGCCTCGGCGCCCGCCGCGTGGAACTCGTGGACACCCTCATCGCGGCCGCCGTCGGCTGCGGACTCCCGGTCGAGCAGCCGGAAGGCACCATGATCATGGTGTGCGGCGCGGCCGCGACCCAGGTGGCGGTCCTCTCCCTCGGCTCGATCGTGACCGCCGAGCGCATCCCGATCGGGGGCGAGGCGGTCGACCACGCGATCGTCCAGCATCTGCGCCACGAGCACGAACTCATGCTCCCCAGCCAGTCCGTACGACCGCTGCAGCTCGCGCTCTCCGGCAACGGGCTCACCCAGCAGGGGCCGGCGTCGACGGAGATCCACGGGCGGGACGTGGCCACGGGCCTCGCCCGTTCCGTGAAGGTCGACACCGCCGCCGTGCGCGACGCGATCGAGACCCCGCTGACCGCCGTGCTCGACGGCATCGGCAGGGTTCTGCGGGACTGCCCGCCGGACCTGGTCGCCGACCTCGCCGACCGCGGGATCATGATGGTCGGCGGCAGCGCCCTGCTCCCGGGCCTCGACCAGATGCTCCGGCAGGCGACCGGCATGCCGGTGCACATCGCCGAACGCCCGGACGTCTGCGCCGCGATGGGTCTGGGCGCCATGCTGGAGGGCAAGATCCAGCCGCTGGAACTGGACCCGCTGGGCACCTGA
- a CDS encoding carboxyl transferase domain-containing protein: MSGRLTARQAVALVADDFTELPYSSRESGPDGPLGWQGYDASRARAAERTGESESVVCGTAGVEGTRAVLIAFEFGFLGGSLGERTGDRLVAAYEYARERRLPVVPLVATGGSRMQEGMLALAQLQRVARQSALTREAGLPQVAVLRDPTTGGGWATLGAGADVILALPGAQVGFAGSRVRPPDADPAAYTAEAQVATGSADAVVRPEELRETLGRWLRLLTSPSTEPAPVPHALGARGLPATGWDAVRRARSPQRPRAGRYLDAYFTHRVAIGGDRCGGTDPEGMRCGFGAHDGRTIAYAAQTGAATRPAGYRTAARLIRLADRLGIPVLTLVDTPGAANDAEAERQGAGAAIADLFGVVAAARTPVTTLVIGEGGSGGALALAAPGNTWATPDSYFSVIAPELAAAILKRPPEEVEATAGQLRLRPQDLVELGVIRGMADVGHP; this comes from the coding sequence GTGAGCGGGCGCCTCACGGCCCGGCAGGCCGTCGCCCTCGTGGCCGACGACTTCACCGAACTCCCTTACTCGTCAAGGGAATCGGGGCCCGACGGCCCGCTCGGCTGGCAGGGTTACGACGCCTCGCGCGCCCGCGCCGCCGAGCGCACGGGCGAGTCGGAGTCCGTGGTGTGCGGCACGGCGGGCGTCGAGGGCACCCGGGCCGTGCTGATCGCCTTCGAGTTCGGCTTCCTGGGCGGCTCTCTGGGCGAGCGCACCGGCGACCGGCTCGTGGCGGCGTACGAGTACGCGCGTGAGCGGCGGCTGCCGGTCGTGCCGCTGGTCGCGACGGGCGGCAGCCGGATGCAGGAGGGCATGCTCGCGCTGGCCCAACTACAGCGGGTGGCACGGCAGTCGGCGCTCACGCGGGAGGCGGGGCTGCCCCAGGTCGCCGTGTTGCGGGATCCGACGACCGGCGGGGGCTGGGCCACCCTCGGCGCGGGCGCCGACGTGATTCTCGCGCTGCCCGGCGCGCAGGTCGGCTTCGCGGGCTCCCGGGTACGGCCGCCGGACGCGGACCCGGCGGCGTACACGGCCGAGGCGCAGGTCGCGACGGGGTCGGCGGACGCGGTCGTACGGCCGGAGGAGCTGCGGGAGACGCTGGGGCGGTGGCTGCGGCTGCTGACGTCGCCGTCGACCGAGCCTGCGCCGGTTCCACACGCCCTCGGGGCGAGGGGTCTCCCGGCCACCGGCTGGGACGCCGTGCGGCGCGCCCGCTCGCCTCAACGCCCCCGCGCCGGGCGCTACTTGGACGCCTACTTCACGCATCGTGTCGCGATCGGCGGCGACCGCTGCGGGGGGACCGACCCCGAGGGCATGCGGTGCGGGTTCGGGGCGCACGACGGCCGTACGATCGCCTACGCCGCGCAGACCGGGGCAGCGACCCGCCCGGCCGGCTACCGCACCGCCGCCCGGCTGATCCGGCTCGCGGACCGGCTCGGCATCCCGGTGCTGACGCTGGTGGACACCCCGGGGGCGGCCAATGACGCGGAGGCGGAGCGGCAGGGCGCGGGCGCGGCGATCGCGGACCTCTTCGGCGTGGTGGCCGCCGCGCGCACGCCCGTCACCACCCTGGTGATCGGCGAGGGCGGCTCCGGCGGGGCGCTGGCGCTGGCCGCGCCCGGCAACACCTGGGCCACGCCCGACAGCTATTTCTCGGTGATCGCCCCGGAGCTCGCGGCGGCGATCCTGAAGCGGCCGCCGGAGGAGGTCGAGGCGACGGCCGGTCAGCTCCGCCTGCGTCCACAGGACCTGGTGGAGCTGGGGGTGATCCGGGGCATGGCGGACGTCGGCCACCCCTGA
- a CDS encoding acyl-CoA synthetase yields MSSLFPALKDGPGEQVALRFGDRSLTYAELAAAAGAVGERIRGAQRVAVWATPSLETAVGVVGVLLAGVAAVPLNPKSGEKELGHILSDSAPSLLLAAPGEELPEAVGHLARVDVDVQATGPAPDDRSAADEDPALVVYTSGTTGPPKGAVIPRRAIAATLDALADAWQWTGEDVLVHGLPLFHVHGLVLGILGPLRRGGGVRHLGRFGTEGVARELNTGATMLFGVPTMYHRIAEALPTDPELAKALGGARLLVSGSAALPVHDHERITAATGRRVIERYGMTETLMNTSVRADGEARAGTVGVPLPGVELRLVEEDGSAVTSYDSETVGEIQVRGPNLFTEYLNRPDATAAAFTADGWFRTGDMAVRDPDGYVRIVGRKATDLIKSGGYKIGAGEIENALLEHPGVREAAVTGEPDADLGERIVAWIVPADPASPPAEGELADHVARRLAPHKRPRVVRYLDALPRNDMGKIMKRALTS; encoded by the coding sequence GTGTCCTCCCTCTTCCCGGCCCTGAAGGACGGCCCCGGCGAGCAGGTCGCCCTGCGCTTCGGTGACCGTTCCCTGACGTACGCCGAGCTCGCGGCCGCGGCCGGGGCCGTCGGTGAGCGGATCCGCGGGGCACAGAGGGTCGCCGTCTGGGCGACCCCCTCCCTGGAGACGGCCGTCGGGGTCGTGGGCGTGCTGCTCGCCGGGGTGGCCGCCGTACCGCTCAACCCGAAGTCGGGGGAGAAGGAGCTCGGGCACATCCTGTCCGACAGTGCGCCTTCGCTGCTCCTGGCCGCTCCCGGCGAGGAACTCCCGGAAGCGGTAGGACACTTGGCGCGCGTGGACGTCGACGTACAGGCCACCGGACCGGCCCCCGACGACCGGTCGGCCGCGGACGAGGACCCCGCCCTGGTCGTCTACACCTCCGGCACCACCGGTCCGCCCAAGGGCGCCGTCATCCCCCGCCGTGCGATCGCCGCCACCCTGGACGCCCTCGCCGACGCCTGGCAGTGGACGGGCGAGGACGTGCTGGTGCACGGGCTGCCGCTGTTCCATGTGCACGGGCTGGTGCTGGGCATCCTGGGCCCGCTGCGGCGCGGCGGCGGTGTCCGTCACCTCGGCCGGTTCGGCACCGAGGGCGTCGCCCGCGAGCTGAACACCGGCGCGACCATGCTGTTCGGGGTGCCGACGATGTACCACCGCATCGCCGAAGCACTGCCCACGGACCCCGAGTTGGCCAAGGCGCTCGGTGGCGCACGGCTGCTGGTCTCCGGCTCCGCCGCCCTCCCGGTGCACGACCACGAGCGGATCACGGCCGCGACCGGGAGGCGGGTCATCGAGCGGTACGGCATGACGGAGACGCTCATGAACACGAGCGTCCGCGCCGACGGCGAGGCACGGGCGGGAACGGTGGGCGTGCCGCTGCCTGGCGTGGAGCTGCGGCTGGTGGAGGAGGACGGGTCGGCGGTGACGTCGTACGACTCGGAGACCGTCGGCGAGATCCAGGTGCGCGGCCCGAACCTGTTCACCGAGTACCTCAACCGGCCCGACGCGACCGCCGCCGCCTTCACCGCCGACGGCTGGTTCCGCACCGGCGACATGGCGGTGCGCGACCCCGACGGTTACGTCCGGATCGTCGGCCGCAAGGCCACCGATCTGATCAAGAGCGGGGGTTACAAGATCGGGGCCGGTGAGATCGAGAACGCGCTTCTGGAGCATCCGGGGGTGCGGGAGGCCGCCGTCACCGGGGAGCCGGACGCCGACCTGGGTGAGCGGATCGTCGCCTGGATCGTCCCTGCGGATCCCGCGTCGCCGCCCGCCGAAGGGGAGTTGGCCGACCATGTGGCGCGCCGGCTCGCCCCGCACAAGCGGCCGCGTGTGGTCCGCTACCTCGACGCCCTGCCCCGCAACGACATGGGGAAGATCATGAAGCGGGCGCTGACGTCGTGA
- a CDS encoding O-methyltransferase, whose protein sequence is MSISGTDAYDSTGHLPPLVERALAAARAHRFPYSCRPEQGRLLHALAGGARGLIGETGTGFGVGLAWLASGAGDGVRRVSVERDPERARVAAEVFADRPEVEVLTGDWERIGERGPYDLLVLDGGGQGKTEGDPAADVGRLLVPGGTVVLDDFTPATGWPPLHEGAVDQSRLQWLAAAGTS, encoded by the coding sequence ATGTCGATCTCCGGAACGGACGCGTACGACTCCACCGGCCATCTGCCCCCGCTCGTCGAACGAGCCCTCGCCGCCGCCCGCGCCCACCGTTTCCCGTACTCCTGCCGCCCCGAACAGGGCCGCCTGCTGCACGCCCTCGCGGGCGGCGCCCGCGGCCTGATCGGGGAGACCGGCACGGGGTTCGGGGTGGGCCTGGCCTGGCTCGCCTCCGGCGCGGGCGACGGCGTACGGCGTGTCAGCGTGGAGCGTGACCCGGAGCGCGCCCGGGTCGCCGCGGAGGTGTTCGCGGACCGGCCGGAGGTGGAGGTGCTCACCGGCGACTGGGAGCGGATCGGCGAGCGGGGGCCGTACGACCTGCTCGTGCTGGACGGCGGTGGACAGGGGAAGACGGAGGGTGATCCGGCAGCCGACGTCGGGCGTCTGCTGGTCCCCGGCGGGACGGTGGTCCTGGACGACTTCACCCCGGCGACCGGCTGGCCGCCGCTCCACGAGGGCGCTGTGGACCAGTCCCGGCTGCAGTGGCTCGCCGCGGCCGGGACAAGCTGA
- a CDS encoding MerR family transcriptional regulator, whose product MDMLTIGAFARACRLSPKALRLYDELDLLRPARVDPDTGYRYYAVGQLERARLVAWLRRLGMPLARIREVCALEPAAAAREIRAYWARVEAETAVRRDLAAFLVDHLSGTPGKDTAMLELRYSAHSDRGHVRPANQDTAYASARLLAVADGFGPAGGPASSAAVEALKFLDTEEVPAGSVLNLLEDAVRGATEAVRDVAEGTDEIGTTLTALLWTGSQLALVHIGDSRAYVLREGGLFRITHDHTVVQSMLDEGRLTPEEATAHPQPALLLKALSGGAPGTPDLRLHEARPGDRYLLCSDGLSGVVPDDRIRELLGSVPAPDAAVRALVGAANDAGGPDNVSCVVADVVEAAA is encoded by the coding sequence ATGGACATGCTCACGATCGGCGCCTTCGCCAGGGCGTGCCGGCTGTCGCCCAAGGCCCTGCGGCTCTACGACGAGCTGGACCTGCTGCGGCCCGCCCGCGTCGACCCGGACACCGGGTACCGGTACTACGCGGTCGGGCAGCTCGAGCGTGCGCGGCTGGTGGCGTGGCTGAGGCGGCTGGGCATGCCGCTGGCCCGGATCCGTGAGGTGTGCGCGCTGGAACCCGCGGCCGCCGCCCGGGAGATACGTGCCTACTGGGCGCGGGTCGAGGCGGAGACGGCGGTGCGGCGCGACCTCGCCGCGTTCCTCGTGGACCACCTGTCAGGCACACCGGGAAAGGACACAGCCATGCTGGAACTTCGTTACTCCGCCCACTCGGACCGGGGCCACGTCCGGCCCGCCAACCAGGACACTGCGTACGCGAGTGCACGACTGCTCGCCGTCGCGGACGGGTTCGGGCCGGCCGGCGGGCCCGCGAGCAGCGCCGCCGTGGAGGCGCTGAAATTCCTGGACACCGAGGAGGTGCCCGCGGGCAGCGTGCTCAACCTGCTGGAGGACGCCGTGCGGGGCGCCACGGAGGCCGTGCGGGACGTCGCCGAGGGCACGGACGAGATCGGTACGACACTGACCGCGCTGCTGTGGACCGGCTCCCAGCTGGCGCTCGTGCACATCGGTGACTCGCGTGCCTATGTGCTGCGCGAGGGCGGGCTGTTCCGCATCACCCACGACCACACCGTCGTGCAGTCGATGCTCGACGAGGGGCGGCTGACCCCGGAGGAGGCCACGGCCCACCCGCAGCCCGCCCTGCTCCTGAAGGCCCTGAGCGGTGGCGCCCCGGGTACGCCGGACCTGCGTCTGCACGAGGCCCGCCCCGGTGACCGCTACCTGCTGTGCTCCGACGGGCTGTCCGGGGTCGTCCCCGACGACCGGATCAGGGAGCTCCTCGGCTCGGTTCCGGCCCCGGACGCGGCCGTACGGGCCCTGGTGGGCGCGGCGAACGACGCGGGCGGGCCGGACAACGTCAGCTGCGTGGTCGCCGATGTGGTGGAGGCGGCGGCCTGA
- a CDS encoding RimK family alpha-L-glutamate ligase — protein sequence MPRVALVTYDPRPEPSRDGDLPVLLRALREAGAEADAVFWDDTEVDWAGYDLAVIRSTWDYSWRADEFLAWAEKCGSATRLANPVEVIRWNSDKRYLGDLTAAGVPTVPTRYMAPGDPADLPGDHEYVIKPTSGAGARYAARYTPDDHDTAVRHLARMHEEGFTAMVQPYMRGIDVAGERALQFFGGRLVHASRKGAVLDRGTAYDADKVPHPDLEPWRPTPAELSVAERALAAVPDAPELLYARVDLVDGEDGEPRVMELELVEPNLFLFLHPDSVPLVRDAILVAAGR from the coding sequence GTGCCCCGCGTCGCCCTCGTCACCTACGACCCCCGGCCGGAGCCCAGCAGGGACGGCGACCTCCCCGTGCTGCTGCGGGCGCTGCGCGAGGCGGGAGCCGAGGCGGACGCCGTGTTCTGGGACGACACGGAGGTCGACTGGGCCGGCTACGACCTCGCCGTCATCCGCTCGACCTGGGACTACAGCTGGCGGGCGGACGAATTCCTGGCGTGGGCGGAGAAGTGCGGGAGCGCCACCCGGCTCGCCAACCCGGTCGAGGTGATCCGCTGGAACAGCGACAAGCGCTACCTCGGGGATCTCACGGCGGCCGGCGTGCCCACGGTCCCCACCCGCTACATGGCCCCCGGTGACCCGGCCGACCTCCCCGGCGACCACGAGTACGTGATCAAGCCCACCTCCGGTGCGGGCGCCCGCTATGCCGCCCGCTACACGCCCGACGACCACGACACGGCCGTACGCCATCTCGCGCGCATGCACGAGGAGGGCTTCACCGCGATGGTGCAGCCGTACATGCGGGGCATCGACGTGGCCGGTGAGCGGGCCCTGCAGTTCTTCGGCGGCCGCCTCGTGCACGCCAGCCGCAAGGGAGCCGTCCTGGACCGGGGCACGGCATACGACGCCGACAAGGTGCCCCACCCGGATCTGGAGCCCTGGCGGCCCACGCCCGCCGAACTCTCCGTCGCCGAACGCGCCCTGGCGGCCGTACCGGACGCACCGGAGCTGCTGTACGCGCGCGTGGACCTCGTGGACGGGGAGGACGGGGAGCCCCGGGTGATGGAGCTGGAGCTGGTCGAGCCGAACCTCTTCCTGTTCCTGCATCCCGACTCGGTGCCGCTGGTCAGGGACGCGATCCTGGTGGCCGCCGGACGCTAG
- a CDS encoding FkbM family methyltransferase translates to MTTTRTLAARLAPHLPARLVAAAARAVYPRFEPELARLADLCPADCGTAVDVGGWYGPWTRRLCGRARRVVTIEPVPHLARLLSATAPPNVRVIRAAASDRPGTTRLWLPPDDAGDRGVSSLIRRDIHDRALQVPCITLDDLALKDVGFVKIDVDGNELAVLRGATALLARDRPALFVELESRIAPITPVLTYLSLLGYDGWVLPADTWVPLKTFPLEAHQTQTAHVASDGLLRRVMPFRSRPRYVNSVLFLPDGRVPGGDAGMGDDGSHAAHSEAPR, encoded by the coding sequence ATGACGACGACCCGTACCCTGGCCGCCCGGCTGGCCCCGCACCTCCCGGCCCGCCTGGTCGCGGCCGCCGCGCGAGCCGTCTATCCGCGCTTCGAGCCCGAGCTGGCCCGGCTCGCCGACCTGTGCCCGGCCGACTGCGGGACGGCCGTCGACGTCGGCGGCTGGTACGGCCCCTGGACGCGCCGGCTGTGCGGACGGGCGCGCCGGGTGGTGACGATCGAGCCCGTCCCTCACCTGGCGCGGCTGCTGTCCGCGACGGCCCCGCCGAACGTCCGCGTGATCCGGGCGGCCGCCTCGGACCGCCCCGGCACGACCCGCCTGTGGCTGCCGCCGGACGACGCGGGCGACCGGGGCGTGTCCTCCCTGATCCGCCGCGACATCCACGACCGTGCCCTCCAGGTCCCCTGCATCACACTGGACGACCTGGCCCTCAAGGACGTCGGCTTCGTCAAGATCGACGTGGACGGGAACGAACTGGCCGTGCTGCGCGGGGCGACGGCCCTCCTCGCCCGCGACCGCCCGGCCCTGTTCGTGGAACTGGAGTCCCGCATCGCACCGATCACCCCGGTGCTGACGTATCTGTCCCTGCTCGGCTACGACGGCTGGGTCCTGCCGGCCGACACCTGGGTCCCGTTGAAGACCTTCCCCTTGGAGGCCCACCAGACGCAGACCGCGCACGTCGCCTCCGACGGTCTGCTGCGCCGCGTGATGCCCTTCCGCAGCCGCCCCCGGTACGTCAACTCCGTCCTGTTCCTCCCGGACGGCCGCGTCCCGGGCGGGGATGCCGGGATGGGCGACGATGGTTCCCATGCCGCCCACTCCGAAGCGCCCCGCTGA
- a CDS encoding Trm112 family protein → MNPDDPLLRILACPLDKGPLHLLLPDEKVVSQEALYNPRLRRRYPIADGIPQLLPSSGEQVSEDEHEELLKRMVP, encoded by the coding sequence GTGAACCCCGACGACCCGCTGCTGAGGATCCTTGCCTGCCCGCTCGACAAGGGCCCGCTGCATCTGCTCCTGCCGGACGAGAAGGTGGTCTCCCAGGAGGCCCTCTACAACCCGCGTCTGCGGCGCCGTTATCCGATCGCCGACGGCATCCCGCAGCTGCTGCCGTCCTCCGGGGAGCAGGTCTCCGAGGACGAACACGAGGAACTGCTGAAGCGGATGGTTCCATGA
- a CDS encoding class I SAM-dependent methyltransferase — translation MTTTATTTPAPPKDLRDFYEDPAVPVASGTPRSLRQARMLAAALGPVTRTPRTVLDIGCGDGTAAATAAPLLPGHRIVGVDWSQDALARARARLPYAVRGELSGAGLPFRTGSADAVLFSEVVEHLVDPDAALDEIRRVLRPGGHLMLSTPNLAAWYNRALLLAGVQPVFSEVSLRAIHGRPGREVVGHLRLYTARALREFVTAAGFEVVRLEGAPFHGVPRPLRPLDRLACARASLASILLLHARRT, via the coding sequence ATGACCACCACCGCGACCACCACGCCCGCACCCCCGAAGGACCTCCGCGACTTCTACGAGGACCCCGCCGTCCCGGTCGCCTCCGGCACCCCCCGCAGCCTCCGCCAGGCCCGTATGCTGGCCGCCGCCCTGGGCCCGGTCACCCGCACTCCCAGGACCGTCCTCGACATCGGCTGCGGCGACGGCACCGCGGCCGCCACGGCAGCCCCCCTCCTGCCCGGCCACCGCATCGTCGGCGTCGACTGGTCCCAGGACGCGCTCGCCCGCGCCCGAGCACGTCTGCCGTACGCCGTCCGCGGCGAACTCAGCGGCGCCGGGCTGCCGTTCAGGACGGGCTCCGCCGACGCCGTGCTGTTCAGCGAGGTCGTCGAGCACCTCGTCGACCCGGACGCCGCACTGGACGAGATCCGCCGGGTGCTGCGCCCGGGAGGCCATCTGATGCTCTCCACCCCCAACCTGGCCGCCTGGTACAACCGCGCCCTGCTGCTGGCGGGCGTCCAGCCGGTGTTCTCCGAGGTCAGCCTGCGGGCGATCCACGGCCGGCCGGGGCGGGAGGTCGTGGGGCATCTGCGGCTCTACACCGCCCGCGCGCTACGGGAGTTCGTCACCGCGGCCGGCTTCGAGGTCGTACGCCTCGAAGGGGCTCCCTTCCACGGCGTACCGCGTCCGCTGCGCCCGCTGGACCGGCTGGCCTGTGCCAGAGCGTCGTTGGCGTCGATCCTCCTTCTCCATGCCCGAAGGACGTAG